Part of the Coccinella septempunctata chromosome 3, icCocSept1.1, whole genome shotgun sequence genome is shown below.
AATCATCCTTCACCAGCAGGTTtgcttttttgaatattttcataatcATATGTGTAGCTGTGAAAACTCTGGGTAGAACTGTGGAAACCTTATAAACAAGTATAGATCATGATATGATTAATCAATTTAATGCTCTAAATTTATTTTATCTAACATCTATCTTGTTCAACAGCCATCTTAAACAGGCTGTTCTTCTACACCAGTTGCTCCCAGTTTTTTCATCTTTGGAAAACCCTCTGGACTCTAAAAAAATTGGACAAACTATAGCAAAAAACTTCTGGTGTTATAGGGACTGCCTATATGATCGTAAAATGCCATAATATACAAAAGTCGAAAACTGCTTCATTACTGATATAGTAtgataaagaattcaaaaaactgAATCCACATTCAATACAGCTATATGCTGATGGGGTTTTAATTTGGCACATAAAGATGATaaaaaattatcagaaaaaaaaaaattctatactaGACCACCttgcagtggcggctcgtgatctagttcactagggggctacttttggaataataataaaaatatgaaattttaaaaccacttttccgcaaaattttatgcaatttataattctttttgaaacatacctgttcttatctacttgctcgttgtgcttaataatattattccggtattctaattgagcagcgatattagtcgtaaccagaaaagctaattctgtcgaacaatttacatgcttggcagatagctcatgcttcttaattttttcattgaggtgcttcaaatctctaaatcctgcccttgcccatacgttatcaattgttatacacttgtcttgagaagtttttggagttttatctgcctgggttaaatttaaatcgggagtcggtctacccagcagttgaatacggcttttttctgccagcgaaagcctcgcgaaatcagtttttaaaatattttgaacactattgtccgccgtgatttgaaaacgtaaacaaatacgaacgcacgctaagatgtctatacgctagccggcagcggctagaatgaagcggataggggcgacttttatcgtagcccttttactccttaaaacgaccgacacgaagagttgcggctggagccgaatgactgtccgaatgcaagaattcggggctacacgattcatcgcccatgcagggacgaactgctagattatgattgaaataaacaaaactgcaggagtcgcatgaaagttttacattaatatttcattgaaaatcgtatgggaaggtaaatagcataaaaggattgatttcttgtgatttcttgtatggggggctgtagccctatagccctcacagaccagccgccactgcaACCTTGATTGATAGTTGAATGTGGTCCACATATCTGAGGATATTTTACTGCAATATTTTGGACCTGCtatcttcatttcaaatcaacatTGATGTTATGTTCCATATAGTGGGATATACATCCATCTTTTTGAGAGTATCTATCCTTAATGGTGAAcagatatgaaaaaatttatcaaatgGGAATTGGAAAACATTCAAGATACTTGGAATTATTAAATTTCACTGAGAACATCATTCAAAAAAATGCACTTTGTTTCACAGATATATGTCTAACTCCTGTAAAGGCAGTTTTCAATTTAGAATGTGAAATATTGCAACAACTCTTCAAGGCCCTAACTGAACTCCAACGTTTACAATTTCTACCATCTCTTGTTTTAATTCATGGGGCACATACTAGACTGAATGCTTGGGAAGGAAGAATTCAAAAAGAGGTGAGTTTCTTCTATTAAACAGAACTACAAGGGTCTTTCTTTATAAATAATATTCACACAGTGGAGGATAATTTTGACATTCTATGATATTTTGTTCCAAACCCAAAAGAGCAGCACATAGTACTTATTGAGATAATTTATGAAGATTCTGTACTATTGAAATTTGTAATGCAACTGATTATTTCCATCTTTGACATACATCATACAGTCATTCATTTTAACACTAAACTTTAGTATTCAACGAATACTCAAGAACCGAAGTATTATTTCTATAGCacaatatattgaagaaatgaTTAGCATCTGAATAAACCTCAGAGCTTTTTCACATGAAGGGCTGTTGATCAGCAAGTACCGATGGTTGGTTACAAACGGTGATAACAGGCTTTTTCATAGCATACCGAATCTAACAGACCGAAAGGAGTCTGTTGCTACACTTAATTACCAGCGTCACTGTCGTCTTTAAAGACAGCTGTGATTTAAGCCTAGGACAAGCACTATatctcccagcccatacaccagtcgctggctagaattttctagaactaatctgagatccataatagcggtttttacaggacactgcagactcagagcccacctcaaaaaactcagcatcgtcaatgacccactctgcagactctgcttagaggaagacgaaacaattgagcatatcctctgtgactgcccggcggcagacagggtcagactcggagttttcggctctccgaagatgatcctagaggaactcaagaatcactccccctccgacatcatctcctttttgggtaggatgggactagagggagagatttagctctttgagcatgcttgtgtgctacaatagaccgttggtcgcggtggcaggtttgggttagtccgtccaacacacccagcaatcagtaatcactGTAATCAGTAATCAGCACTATATCTGCGCTATATGGAGAAATTTCGGCTGTGATGGTTTTTCTGTCGGTCTAATATCCATCGGGGAGTAACCAAAAAGTATCAACTATACTGCTACTACTcttttgatttttggttatgCATCGTTTCCTGCATAAGTATGAGATTatattatcgaatgaaaaaGAGAGATAGTCCAATTGAAGGATATTTTTAGCCCATTAAAAAACAACAGACAAGAACTGCTGCTTAGAGTTGAAAAATTCTACGGAAATTTTATATACCAACCAAACCACTTAGGATGTGGTAGAATATCAGAACAGAAAAGTTTTAAATCAAGGATTAGACAAAATTCCTGATATATCTGTGGACGAGATTCAGAACgcaatcgaaaaaattaaacataatAAAGTCCTGGGTGTGAAAATTCTAACAAGTAACAAGTGAATAAAATAAGGTTTAAGTCGGATATCATCCATCAATGGCTTTCCTCACTGttaattttcttcattcaaGGGTTTTTGAACGCAGAGGGTAGAGGTGTTCTTACATCAGTGTACAGGGCgcggtgggcaaaattcgttgtctactgtgtggatctcgagaactataacagctagaagaaaacagatatcACCTTTCCTAGgtctttttcagagaaagaaagaatggtgaaaatcgtagcctcctacgattcttcgtttttgatttatcagcaaaaaatgagattttgacgatttcgaaaagttctcataacttttttgtctttgaagttttgaatttgaaacttgaaccttctacaggcagtTTTTTaatgtagaatccactgacaagcttaaaatattttttcatttcgaatcataaggcgaactttcgtttttttgaatgccaacttttattgaatttgatatttttgaattggaaaaaaatctttttgtacgtatgaaagtgcctaagaaggtgaaagtttcagatctgtaacttcgaagacaaaagttatgagaacttttcgaaatcgtaaaaatctcattttttgctcaAAAACGAacaatcgtaggaggctacggctttcactattctttgtttctctgaaaaagagctcggaaatgtgccatccgttttcttctagctcttatagttctcgagatcccctcagatATTACAGATAAGAAAGCACGATCGGGTGGCGCACAAGATGAGAGATTTTTTGGTGGAACGAAAACTGAGATTTTCCTGCCTGTTGTACGTGGTCCAAAGCGAACGCTTCATGGGCTTTTGAGAATATCCGCCACTGGTTGTCACCGCTCCTGGAATATGTTGACTCGTGGAGCCAGGTGCCatccattttgaaaaactatattattTAGCAGGGCCAATGCTGAGTAAATTCGCGGCGTTTGCAATTCAATTTGTGGGGCTGGGCGTCTGGAATAGACTACTAAAAGACATGGGGGTGTCATAAAAAGTACTTTTTTATTTGTATCAGTAGAGTGGCACACAGGATAGAAATAGCGTGTAATTTTTCCATCGTGGCGTTGGAAAAGGGTTTTTATAAGAAAGGCAGTCAACGTGGTAATCAATGAAGAGAGACAACGAACCGGTTTTAACCCATGCAGAAACTTTGACTCTGACCAAAGCATCCATAAATAAACTTCTTGTAACACAACTACGAATGGATAGATAAATGCTTGGGCCGAGATTTTTACAGACCCAGTGAAAAACGAAGAGATACGTAAACGTAAGTGAACACAGGTAAGCAACATCAGAGAATTAATTACTAGATCAAAATGGAAACGGGCTGGACATATCGCTGAAATACATGGTGGTCGCTGGGCAAAAAGATTCTTGAATGGCGACCTAGATCTGACAAGCGCACCAGAGGCACTCGGTGGAGTGACGATCTAAAAAGAATTACGACAAACTAGATTGCGCCTGCACAGGATCGAGAGACCTGGCGACCTCTTGCGGAGGTCTATGCCCGTCAGTGGACTCTGAAGTATACCAGTCAAGAAATTTAATTTTGGTTTATTCTTAGTGACCTAGCTGTTTTACTATatgaatttcgatttttttcagaGTTGGAAACTAGGATTTCTTAAGAACAATCCATCACCAGCTTTGCTTCAGTGGTTACTCAAGCTGAAAGGCATTGTTCTTAGCAAATTCAGCCTATACTTCCACAATACTCTGGCACAACAAACGACTCCAAATGATATGAGGAACATCTGTGTAAAATTACAGCATGATCATTACCAAAAGTAAACAAGAAAACTTTAGTCACCTCAGGAAactcaaattattttttcagaatgGTTTCTTTCCAAAAGAAGCATGATGCCGCATACGTCATACTGCTGTCGGATAATCAAGTTCTATATGATACTACCGATTATGATAGTTTTCCGATTATTGTGTCTTATCCACCTGTAAGTATTCCAAATAGACGTGTCTAATTTTCTTGTTCCATGAAACTTCGTTGCAGAAATGCCCACCTCATCTGGAAACCATAATGAGAATGATATCTGAGAATGTTTCAGATCTAGTTATTGTGGACAAAATTGTTCATAAATATAGTAGTCAAGTGAGTATTCCCTcataaattcgaaaaattaaattcaataaCGGCAAAAATTTCCAACCGAGTTTTGCGCTGGAGGATATGAGCCATAAAAAGTTCAACCGCCAGGTTAAATGTCTCTTGAACCGCTTCATAATGCATTCGtaagaaaaagcccatcacgtATCAAACCGTTTTTATCTACCATCATCTACACCTCGAATCTCAATATTGCGTGCTCTGCTAATACGGTTAATTTTAAAACCTATTTCAATCTCTGGTGTATATAGAACACTTGCAAATTTGGAATAAACAGAAACGTCTCACCGTATTTTTCCGACCGCTTTTTCTCCACAGATCACTGcttcttttgttttttaattGCCACCTTGATAGTTGTATATTGTCTCGTTCATCACAGATGTCGTCTTAATACCTGATGATTTCATATCAGTGGATTCTGGTATATGCCTTCATTAAGATCAAATTCGTATTTCTGATTCTGTTTTTGAACCAGTTTTGGACCGTTTCATCTCTGAATGGAAGGTTAAATTTTAAATGTTTGTCATGCTTCCGTTGTTTTATTTTTAGTATTTTGGATGTTTTATAAAGTCAATTTTTACGAGAACGACCCATAACCTACAGCAACTACCATCATCCTAAGCAATTGGAAAACATGTTTAGATTTCTGTGATGTCATCAGTATCACTTGCTGTAAAACCGCATTGAAATAACTGAATGCATCTTTAATTTGTTGCCGAGTTCTATCTAGCCTTCAGTACAAACGTTTTTCCTTAATTATCGACATCGCGATATTCGCATCTTGGTACTCCCAAAAACAGCTGACATGGGCCAATGGACAAGACCACGAAACGAAATTCGTGTCGTGGATGTCATGATTTTAAGAACCACGCGTTGTGGCTATTAGTAAAGCAACAATGCGTTCTAACACCAGTTAATAGTAAAGAAGGCTTTACTTTGTCAACTGACAAGGCAAGATCTATCTGACTCATGGAATTCGAACCTTGAAGTGGGAGACCTACGCGCCTGAAATACTGCGCCCAGAATTATTCACTTTagtcaattcattcattcattgctgcatcccgttaccgggaataaatctacaaaaaaacaaTGGTGCGTACAGACTTAtactttcttagggctaattgcgactgtgtgcccttctgtgactgataagagacccaaccgtgacctacagatccttccacaatccgggcatgaatagtcaccaaccagatctggccgccgctgtatccttctcgagtctcgattataactgtgcaccaaagacctccactgtgatctgtctaacgctagttgttcccacttatgattggcattaactgatttta
Proteins encoded:
- the LOC123308942 gene encoding KICSTOR subunit 2-like, whose amino-acid sequence is MEKEDEFLHSFFTYISQICFEKAKELIEREKDLHKSPLNAAWYSFLNFLQQLALSEKSYIEIGFLQTKNKGFLRKDNSLRAIYESMKIDIRKLEENFKVNNKRVQNYCQNIYQFLSAKINLIELYEKIYQMGIGKHSRYLELLNFTENIIQKNALCFTDICLTPVKAVFNLECEILQQLFKALTELQRLQFLPSLVLIHGAHTRLNAWEGRIQKESWKLGFLKNNPSPALLQWLLKLKGIVLSKFSLYFHNTLAQQTTPNDMRNICVKLQHDHYQKMVSFQKKHDAAYVILLSDNQVLYDTTDYDSFPIIVSYPPKCPPHLETIMRMISENVSDLVIVDKIVHKYSSQEQRTYVITTVEPNIYLVIIFESKKFEKEAFIENFISEICINLRCTKVFTNLKYNIK